Proteins encoded within one genomic window of Zestosphaera sp.:
- a CDS encoding 4Fe-4S binding protein: protein MRVSVNVEPSCNLCGLCVELCPACVFRIENGRLVREEGKCIYCRGCELLCPQKAIRIRADLTTLRYRQVVTAIS from the coding sequence TTGAGGGTCTCTGTAAACGTCGAACCCTCGTGCAACCTGTGCGGACTGTGTGTCGAGCTGTGTCCGGCATGCGTCTTCAGGATTGAGAATGGCAGACTGGTGCGTGAGGAAGGGAAGTGCATCTACTGCAGGGGCTGCGAGCTTCTCTGCCCGCAGAAAGCGATAAGAATCAGGGCTGACCTCACCACCCTGAGGTACAGGCAAGTAGTGACGGCGATAAGTTGA
- a CDS encoding YHS domain-containing protein yields the protein MSWRWFEVVKHVDPVCGMQVDPVKTPYKTIYKGRIYYFCSKRCLEEFERSPEYYLTQGPQGMTQQR from the coding sequence GTGTCATGGAGGTGGTTTGAAGTGGTTAAGCACGTCGACCCCGTGTGTGGAATGCAGGTTGACCCCGTCAAAACCCCCTATAAGACCATCTACAAAGGGAGGATCTACTACTTCTGCAGTAAGCGTTGCTTGGAGGAATTCGAGAGGAGTCCTGAGTACTACCTGACGCAGGGTCCGCAGGGCATGACTCAACAGCGGTGA